The Caulifigura coniformis genome includes a region encoding these proteins:
- a CDS encoding anaerobic C4-dicarboxylate transporter family protein produces MSVTLELIVLLAAIAIGARAGGVGMGLWGGVGLAVLVFLFGEKPGSIPGEVLLIILTVIMAASAMEAAGGIDYLVQIASRIIRKSPRHVTIVAPLVSYLFTFLSGTGHVFYPLLPVIYEVAMKGRVRPERPIAVATIASQQAITASPVSAATAALIAILGSKGIGLPTILMICVPATLLGVIVAALIQTRVGVELDQDPEYLRRVAAGEIEDPRGSTDDDSSKSLPPRAALSAYMFLAGVGLVVCCGLFPAIRTVGPADASSVISMPMTIAIIMFTVAALMISFTTAPVDQIVKTKTCQAGLTAVIGILGLAWLGDTFINANREVIIGGLSRMAEAYPALFSVGLFLTSMLLYSQAATTQTLMPLGVTLGIAPAALAGMFPAVNGYFFIPTYGTLIAAVNFDRSGTTRIGKYVLNHSFMLPGIVATIVAVSTGLIIAKLFF; encoded by the coding sequence ATGTCGGTAACGCTTGAGCTGATCGTTCTTCTTGCCGCCATTGCCATCGGAGCCCGCGCGGGCGGCGTCGGAATGGGACTGTGGGGCGGAGTCGGGCTGGCCGTCCTGGTCTTCCTGTTCGGCGAGAAGCCGGGCAGCATTCCGGGCGAAGTGCTGCTGATCATTCTCACGGTCATCATGGCCGCCTCGGCAATGGAAGCGGCCGGGGGAATCGACTACCTGGTTCAGATTGCGTCGCGGATTATCCGCAAGAGCCCCCGTCACGTCACGATCGTGGCGCCGCTGGTGTCGTATCTCTTCACGTTTCTCTCGGGAACGGGACACGTCTTCTACCCGTTGTTGCCGGTGATCTACGAAGTCGCGATGAAAGGGCGGGTGCGGCCCGAGCGCCCGATTGCGGTCGCGACCATCGCTTCCCAGCAGGCGATCACAGCCAGCCCAGTCTCGGCCGCAACCGCAGCATTGATCGCAATCCTCGGCTCCAAAGGGATCGGCCTGCCGACGATCCTCATGATCTGTGTGCCGGCGACGCTGTTGGGTGTCATTGTCGCGGCGTTGATCCAGACTCGCGTCGGAGTCGAGCTCGATCAGGATCCGGAATACCTGCGGCGAGTCGCAGCGGGTGAGATTGAAGACCCCAGGGGATCGACGGACGACGATTCATCGAAGTCTCTGCCTCCCAGGGCAGCTCTCTCTGCGTACATGTTCCTGGCGGGCGTCGGTCTCGTCGTCTGCTGTGGACTGTTTCCGGCCATCCGCACCGTCGGCCCGGCGGATGCCTCGTCCGTGATCTCGATGCCAATGACGATTGCTATCATCATGTTCACCGTCGCAGCGCTGATGATTTCATTCACCACAGCGCCAGTTGATCAGATCGTGAAGACGAAGACCTGCCAGGCCGGGCTGACCGCAGTGATCGGAATTCTGGGACTGGCGTGGCTGGGTGATACGTTCATCAATGCCAACCGGGAGGTGATCATCGGGGGCCTGTCCCGGATGGCGGAGGCTTATCCGGCGCTGTTCTCCGTGGGGCTGTTCCTGACGTCCATGCTGCTCTACAGCCAGGCGGCGACGACGCAGACATTGATGCCGCTGGGCGTGACGCTGGGAATCGCACCAGCGGCACTCGCGGGGATGTTTCCTGCCGTCAACGGGTACTTTTTCATTCCGACATACGGAACGCTGATCGCGGCGGTGAACTTCGATCGCAGCGGAACGACGCGGATTGGCAAGTATGTCCTCAATCACTCATTCATGCTGCCCGGGATCGTGGCGACGATCGTCGCCGTGTCGACCGGGCTGATCATCGCAAAGCTCTTCTTCTAG
- a CDS encoding Fic family protein, which produces MPRKSGAYRTFRVGGETFRAFTPLPLPPRSPALRIEGDLARRHDRAAASLQRLSVAAMTVPSLQWFLYGFVRKEAVISSQIEGTQATFEDLITFEATRQTDRDDDVEEICNYVAALEYARAEVARPKGLPICTRLLCQIHKRLMHGVRGAEKQPGIVRTSQNWIGGSRPGNAMFVPPPPENVPEALALLDRWVHQEDGFPPLVRAGLAHVQFETIHPFLDGNGRVGRLLITLLVEHWKLLSAPLLYLSLSFKRHREEYYRRLSAVRTDGDFEGWIGFFLDAVREAADDAVEAATRVFRLLNDDRRLVTSHKAATVTSIRLFDHLPENPAITVAMAAELLGATKPTAIKAVQALVHAGVLEESTGKKRDRMYRYHRYLSLLAEDTEVQKP; this is translated from the coding sequence ATGCCACGCAAATCTGGTGCATACCGCACGTTCCGAGTGGGTGGGGAGACGTTTCGCGCCTTTACTCCGCTGCCACTGCCGCCCAGATCGCCCGCACTTCGAATCGAAGGTGATCTTGCGAGGCGACACGACCGCGCGGCGGCTTCGCTGCAACGCCTGTCTGTGGCTGCGATGACGGTCCCGAGCCTGCAATGGTTTCTGTACGGATTCGTCCGCAAGGAGGCGGTGATCTCGTCGCAGATCGAAGGGACGCAGGCCACCTTTGAAGACCTGATCACTTTCGAGGCCACCCGGCAGACGGACCGCGACGATGATGTCGAGGAGATCTGCAATTATGTCGCAGCACTCGAGTATGCCCGTGCCGAAGTCGCTCGCCCCAAAGGCTTGCCGATCTGCACGAGGCTGCTGTGCCAGATCCACAAGAGGCTGATGCACGGAGTACGCGGCGCCGAAAAGCAACCGGGCATCGTCCGCACGTCCCAGAACTGGATTGGAGGTTCGCGCCCCGGCAACGCCATGTTCGTTCCTCCGCCGCCGGAGAACGTTCCCGAAGCTCTTGCCTTGCTCGATCGCTGGGTTCATCAGGAGGACGGGTTCCCGCCCCTGGTCCGTGCCGGCCTGGCTCATGTCCAGTTCGAGACCATTCACCCGTTTCTGGATGGGAACGGTCGTGTCGGCCGACTTTTGATCACACTCCTCGTTGAACACTGGAAGTTGCTGAGCGCTCCGCTGCTGTACCTCAGCCTGTCGTTCAAGCGACATCGCGAGGAGTACTATCGCCGTCTGTCTGCCGTTCGGACCGACGGCGATTTCGAAGGATGGATCGGATTCTTTTTGGATGCTGTCCGAGAGGCGGCCGACGACGCAGTGGAGGCGGCGACCCGGGTATTCAGGTTGCTCAACGACGATCGTCGTCTCGTCACCAGCCACAAGGCCGCAACAGTGACGTCGATCCGACTGTTCGATCACCTCCCTGAAAACCCGGCTATCACCGTTGCGATGGCGGCGGAACTGTTGGGCGCAACGAAGCCCACAGCAATTAAGGCCGTACAGGCCCTCGTCCACGCAGGCGTGCTGGAAGAAAGCACCGGCAAGAAGCGGGACCGCATGTACCGTTACCACCGTTATCTCTCCCTGCTCGCGGAAGACACGGAAGTGCAGAAGCCATAG
- a CDS encoding DUF2924 domain-containing protein yields the protein MAVDVDVDVDVDVTAQLAALETMTVGQLKAKYEEVFNEPARSGNKQWLFKRTAWGIQARAFGGISERARQRALEIANEADLRLKAPKNFVFATATKPASAPKPADDARLPKPGTVLTRTYKKQKVSVEVLRDGFLYEGKTYPSLSAVAKVVTGSHWNGFLFFGLQKQGGQ from the coding sequence ATGGCTGTAGATGTAGATGTGGATGTGGATGTGGATGTGACCGCCCAACTGGCGGCGCTGGAGACGATGACCGTCGGCCAGTTGAAAGCGAAGTACGAAGAGGTGTTCAACGAGCCGGCCCGGAGCGGCAACAAACAGTGGCTCTTCAAACGCACCGCCTGGGGAATCCAAGCCCGCGCGTTCGGGGGGATCTCCGAACGGGCTCGCCAACGGGCGCTCGAGATCGCCAACGAGGCTGATCTCCGCTTGAAGGCCCCGAAGAACTTCGTCTTCGCGACCGCGACGAAACCGGCATCGGCCCCGAAGCCGGCCGACGATGCCCGGCTCCCCAAGCCCGGCACGGTGCTCACCCGAACGTACAAGAAGCAGAAGGTCTCCGTCGAAGTCCTGCGGGACGGGTTCCTATACGAGGGGAAAACCTATCCCTCCCTCTCGGCGGTCGCCAAAGTGGTCACCGGTTCCCATTGGAACGGGTTCCTGTTCTTCGGCCTCCAGAAGCAGGGAGGCCAGTAA
- a CDS encoding DcaP family trimeric outer membrane transporter: MIRKRVLTIWIAFVGALTAAGRSDDAPPRPSPVPEVQASTGAGADSLSSNSHSSPTDFSEGVEQAGFAEALTSALHDHWVVAKPESAKFDKANQIPGTEIWWKFGGYIKGDFIHDFQPAGTPDRWVPTTIPVDGSDGQNTLMQAKATRLNLDVRAPSDWGTIRGFVETDFFTNGNQLRIRHAYAEVGHLLAGQTWTVFTDPDGIPRTLDFESPIAFIVQRQAQFRWTEELTDNLKWATSIENPTTAVDDVVTATIPGDPAQPIPDLATHLKYKSEYYEWFVAGLFRDVAYRPDTGSEQDRFGCAINIVGILKPTKDDKIIGQFVAGNGLGRYRGGSDLRLASPGKVEPVDHMGGCLALTHAWTETLSSTGVYSVAVRRRESTDPGDTPQLANYVAANVIWAPIDNTTLGVEYLYGSNEVHNGDFGEAHRIQATVQYNFP, from the coding sequence ATGATTCGAAAGCGCGTCCTCACGATCTGGATTGCTTTCGTCGGTGCCCTCACCGCCGCCGGGCGCAGCGATGACGCTCCGCCGCGCCCTTCACCGGTGCCCGAAGTGCAGGCTTCCACAGGTGCCGGGGCTGACAGCCTCTCTTCCAACTCGCATTCGAGTCCGACGGACTTCAGCGAAGGCGTCGAGCAGGCCGGTTTCGCTGAGGCCCTGACGTCTGCATTGCACGATCACTGGGTCGTCGCGAAGCCGGAGTCGGCGAAGTTCGACAAGGCGAATCAGATTCCCGGCACCGAGATCTGGTGGAAGTTCGGGGGGTACATCAAGGGGGACTTCATCCACGACTTCCAGCCGGCCGGCACGCCCGATCGCTGGGTGCCGACGACCATTCCGGTGGACGGTTCGGACGGCCAGAACACGCTGATGCAGGCCAAGGCCACGCGGCTCAATCTTGATGTTCGGGCCCCAAGCGACTGGGGAACGATTCGCGGGTTCGTCGAAACGGACTTCTTTACGAATGGGAACCAACTGCGAATCCGGCACGCGTATGCCGAGGTCGGGCACCTGCTTGCCGGTCAGACGTGGACCGTCTTTACGGACCCGGATGGCATCCCTCGGACACTGGATTTTGAAAGTCCGATCGCGTTCATTGTGCAGCGACAGGCGCAGTTTCGCTGGACGGAAGAGCTGACCGACAATCTGAAGTGGGCGACGTCAATTGAGAATCCGACGACAGCCGTTGACGACGTCGTGACGGCGACAATCCCCGGTGATCCGGCCCAGCCGATTCCTGACCTCGCGACTCATCTGAAATACAAGAGCGAGTATTACGAGTGGTTCGTTGCCGGGCTCTTTCGCGATGTCGCCTACCGGCCGGATACCGGTTCCGAGCAGGATCGGTTCGGCTGCGCGATCAACATCGTCGGCATCCTGAAGCCTACAAAAGATGACAAGATCATTGGCCAGTTCGTGGCGGGCAACGGTCTCGGTCGGTATCGAGGCGGTTCTGACCTGCGGCTGGCCTCGCCCGGCAAGGTCGAACCTGTTGATCACATGGGGGGATGCCTCGCCTTGACGCACGCCTGGACGGAGACGTTGAGCAGTACGGGTGTCTACAGCGTCGCGGTCCGTCGTCGCGAGAGCACTGACCCGGGAGACACTCCGCAACTGGCGAACTACGTGGCCGCCAATGTGATCTGGGCGCCGATCGACAACACGACTCTCGGGGTCGAGTATCTCTATGGGTCGAACGAAGTGCACAACGGCGACTTCGGCGAGGCCCATCGCATCCAGGCGACGGTGCAGTACAACTTTCCCTGA
- the aspA gene encoding aspartate ammonia-lyase, producing MTDLRTQIEPAARSMGVAAADLASLIEKGKQVTFEGAACLFHESTPREWLGFVLSGNVEIVRGLHGTQTHLATLTEGALVGEGLLLDDGAHSTSAYARGAGTTVIQIPRAVMNELKAGKPDFYYRLVARVAQRISDRLRMASDMLANQKAAAPQVSSYRVEHDSLGEREIPNNAYYGVQTVRAQENFAISGVPLKNFAHFVRALAYVKKAAAQANGELECIPSPVAEAIVKACDEILAGKLHDHFVVDMMQGGAGTSTNMNANEVIANRGLELMGHAKGEYKHLHPNDHVNCSQSTNDAYPTAIKLAVIFSLKDTLAAMGELRSQLQAKETEFAHVLKMGRTENQDAVPMTLGQEFGAYAVMVQSAMAALARSAEELHEINMGATAIGTGICSPPGYADLVTKRLVEGAGLPLRKAFNLVEATQDSGAFAQMAATMKRAAVQVSKICNDLRWLSSGPRCGLNEINLPPMQPGSSIMPGKVNPVIPELVSQICYQIIGYDVTISMASEASELELNMAEPIIAYDLLHGLMILKNACVTLAARCISGITANEDRCRHFVQNSIGIVTALNPVIGYEKSASIAKEALKTGGSVYDLVLQKGWLTKEKLDDLLSPAKMTDPRQLPA from the coding sequence ATGACCGATCTCCGCACGCAAATCGAACCGGCCGCGCGCTCCATGGGAGTGGCGGCGGCCGATCTCGCGTCACTCATCGAGAAGGGGAAGCAGGTCACGTTCGAGGGAGCTGCCTGCCTCTTTCATGAATCGACGCCCCGCGAGTGGCTGGGGTTCGTTCTCTCCGGCAACGTGGAGATCGTCCGCGGATTGCACGGGACCCAAACCCACCTGGCCACGCTGACCGAAGGTGCGCTGGTCGGAGAAGGTCTGCTCCTGGATGACGGCGCCCATTCAACCAGCGCCTACGCCCGCGGAGCTGGCACCACAGTGATCCAGATTCCCCGCGCGGTGATGAATGAGTTGAAAGCGGGCAAACCGGATTTCTACTACCGCCTTGTCGCGCGGGTCGCTCAGAGGATTTCGGACCGGCTGCGGATGGCGTCCGACATGCTGGCCAATCAGAAGGCTGCGGCGCCGCAGGTGAGTTCCTATCGCGTTGAGCACGATTCGCTGGGTGAACGGGAGATTCCCAATAACGCCTACTATGGCGTCCAGACGGTCCGCGCCCAGGAGAATTTTGCGATCTCCGGTGTGCCGCTGAAGAACTTTGCACACTTCGTGAGGGCGCTCGCCTACGTCAAGAAGGCGGCGGCACAGGCGAACGGCGAGCTGGAATGCATCCCCTCGCCAGTGGCTGAGGCGATCGTCAAGGCGTGCGACGAAATCCTGGCCGGCAAGCTGCATGACCACTTCGTCGTCGACATGATGCAGGGTGGCGCCGGCACCAGCACGAACATGAACGCCAACGAGGTGATCGCCAATCGCGGGCTGGAGCTGATGGGGCATGCCAAGGGGGAATACAAGCACCTGCATCCCAACGATCACGTCAATTGCTCACAGTCCACCAATGACGCCTACCCCACGGCGATCAAGCTGGCAGTGATCTTCTCTCTGAAGGACACGCTGGCGGCGATGGGAGAGCTCAGGTCCCAGCTGCAAGCGAAGGAGACGGAGTTCGCACACGTCCTGAAGATGGGGCGTACGGAGAACCAGGATGCCGTTCCAATGACTCTGGGCCAGGAATTCGGCGCCTATGCGGTGATGGTTCAGTCCGCGATGGCTGCGCTCGCCCGGTCGGCCGAAGAGCTGCATGAAATCAACATGGGAGCGACGGCAATCGGCACGGGGATCTGCAGCCCGCCGGGTTATGCAGACCTGGTGACCAAACGGCTGGTCGAAGGGGCCGGGCTGCCGCTGCGAAAGGCGTTCAACCTCGTTGAGGCCACTCAGGATTCGGGCGCGTTCGCCCAGATGGCCGCCACCATGAAGCGAGCGGCGGTCCAGGTCTCGAAGATCTGCAACGACCTCCGCTGGCTCTCGTCGGGTCCGCGATGCGGGCTTAATGAGATCAATCTCCCGCCAATGCAGCCAGGCTCATCGATCATGCCGGGGAAGGTCAATCCGGTCATCCCCGAACTCGTCAGCCAGATCTGCTATCAGATCATCGGCTACGACGTGACGATCTCGATGGCGTCGGAGGCGAGCGAACTGGAACTGAACATGGCTGAGCCGATCATCGCGTATGACCTGCTGCACGGGTTGATGATTCTGAAGAACGCATGCGTGACCCTCGCCGCGCGGTGCATTTCCGGAATCACGGCCAACGAAGATCGCTGTCGTCACTTCGTCCAGAACAGCATCGGAATTGTCACGGCGCTCAACCCGGTGATCGGGTACGAGAAGTCGGCGTCGATCGCCAAGGAGGCCCTGAAGACCGGCGGGAGCGTCTACGACCTCGTGCTTCAGAAGGGGTGGCTCACCAAGGAGAAGCTTGATGATCTTCTCAGCCCGGCGAAGATGACGGATCCGCGGCAGCTCCCGGCGTGA
- a CDS encoding HTH domain-containing protein yields MAAKTTKTEAKKATITKAPKPERGMSALDAAAKVLGEASEPMATKAMIEAMAAKKYWTSPGGKTPHATLYAAILREINVKGNESRFTKTDRGHFTLKDQTKKAAARKGKA; encoded by the coding sequence ATGGCTGCCAAGACCACCAAGACCGAGGCGAAGAAGGCGACGATCACCAAGGCCCCGAAGCCGGAGCGGGGCATGAGCGCCCTGGACGCGGCGGCGAAGGTGCTGGGCGAGGCCAGCGAGCCGATGGCGACCAAGGCGATGATCGAAGCGATGGCCGCGAAGAAGTACTGGACCAGCCCCGGTGGCAAGACGCCGCACGCCACGCTGTACGCGGCGATCCTGCGGGAGATTAACGTGAAGGGCAACGAATCGAGGTTCACTAAGACTGACCGTGGGCACTTCACGCTGAAGGACCAGACGAAGAAGGCCGCTGCCAGGAAGGGGAAGGCCTGA
- a CDS encoding terminase gpA endonuclease subunit, whose product MTADPSTTQARARDELLWFLRQSRARTVRSMRQFAETEIVIPDGPFQGRRFRCDRQPYTRLWFDAVDSGRWNRCVATGPTQSGKTLACFVIPLIYHLFEIGETVICGLPDMDMAIDKWREDILPVIEQSRYRSLMPIRGGGSRGGRVESIPFRNGATLKFMSGGGGDKSRAGFTSRVVVITETDGMDQAGATSRESDKITQLEARTRAYGARKRIYMECTLSTEQGRTWQEYTAGTRSRIVLPCPHCRHDVLPERQHFTGWTEASTQAEARSLGKFACPDCGEPWTTEQRTEANRQGRLVHQGQSVDDAGNLTGEAIATDTLGFRWSAIHNLFLMPADLAADEWRASRSPDEENAEKEMRQFVWCLPVAPSRQDETTLLAEEILLRQSTWPRGLVPPDCTVLTAAIDLGKYLCHWIVVGWKPDATCYVVDYGRIEVPSDSLAVEQALMVSLRQFRDLVKDGWPVSQEFAASPGKKRLTPVHVLVDAGYMTPVVYTFCRESRQPFHPAVGRGATQQRTQSYHHPTSRGATVVHIGQDYHVNRQPVDRIDLVEMDADAWKTWVHQRLSCPLDQPGALRLYKAPPQEHLSLAKHLTAERKTEEFVAGKGVVTRWERIRRQNHWFDALYNACVAGHAAGVRLIREQKVYVPPIRPYGVISRGFSNQRF is encoded by the coding sequence GTGACCGCTGACCCGTCGACCACGCAGGCCCGGGCCCGGGACGAACTCCTTTGGTTCCTGCGTCAGTCCCGCGCCCGGACCGTGCGCTCGATGCGGCAGTTTGCGGAGACGGAGATCGTCATTCCGGACGGTCCCTTCCAGGGACGCCGGTTCCGCTGTGATCGCCAGCCCTACACCCGGCTCTGGTTCGATGCGGTCGACAGTGGCCGCTGGAACCGGTGTGTGGCCACTGGCCCGACCCAGAGTGGGAAGACGCTGGCCTGCTTCGTCATCCCGCTCATTTACCACCTGTTCGAGATTGGCGAGACGGTCATCTGTGGCCTGCCCGACATGGATATGGCCATCGACAAGTGGCGCGAAGACATCCTGCCGGTCATCGAGCAGTCCCGCTACCGCAGCCTGATGCCGATCCGGGGCGGCGGGAGCCGAGGTGGCCGCGTGGAGTCAATCCCGTTCCGCAATGGCGCCACACTCAAGTTCATGTCAGGCGGCGGTGGCGATAAGAGCCGGGCCGGGTTTACGTCCCGAGTGGTCGTGATCACCGAGACCGACGGCATGGATCAGGCCGGCGCGACGAGCCGCGAATCGGACAAGATCACGCAACTCGAGGCCCGCACCCGCGCCTATGGCGCCCGGAAGCGGATCTACATGGAATGCACCCTCTCGACCGAGCAGGGCCGGACCTGGCAGGAATACACCGCCGGAACCCGCAGCCGGATCGTGCTCCCCTGCCCTCATTGCCGGCACGACGTGCTCCCGGAACGACAACACTTCACCGGCTGGACCGAGGCGTCGACCCAGGCCGAGGCCCGCAGCCTGGGAAAATTCGCCTGTCCCGACTGTGGAGAACCCTGGACGACCGAACAGAGGACGGAGGCCAACCGACAGGGCCGGCTGGTCCACCAGGGACAGTCGGTCGATGACGCGGGGAATCTGACTGGCGAGGCGATCGCCACTGACACCCTGGGCTTCCGCTGGAGCGCGATCCACAACCTGTTCCTGATGCCGGCCGATCTGGCGGCCGACGAATGGCGGGCGTCCCGGTCCCCCGATGAAGAGAACGCCGAGAAAGAGATGCGGCAGTTCGTGTGGTGCCTGCCGGTGGCCCCCTCCCGGCAGGACGAGACGACCCTCCTCGCCGAAGAAATCCTGCTGCGGCAGTCGACCTGGCCGCGGGGCCTCGTGCCGCCCGACTGCACCGTGCTGACTGCGGCCATCGATCTGGGTAAGTATCTGTGCCACTGGATCGTCGTCGGCTGGAAGCCCGATGCCACCTGCTATGTGGTCGACTACGGCCGCATCGAGGTTCCCTCGGACAGCCTGGCAGTCGAGCAGGCGCTCATGGTGTCGCTGCGACAGTTCCGGGATCTGGTCAAGGATGGCTGGCCCGTGTCGCAGGAGTTCGCGGCCTCACCCGGCAAGAAACGTCTGACGCCCGTGCATGTCCTCGTGGATGCGGGCTACATGACGCCGGTCGTCTACACCTTCTGTCGGGAGAGTCGCCAACCGTTCCATCCGGCCGTGGGACGGGGCGCCACCCAACAGCGCACCCAGTCGTATCACCATCCCACCAGTCGTGGAGCCACCGTCGTCCACATCGGACAGGACTACCACGTGAACCGGCAGCCCGTTGACCGGATCGACCTGGTCGAGATGGACGCCGATGCCTGGAAGACCTGGGTGCACCAGCGGCTCAGTTGTCCGCTCGATCAACCCGGCGCCCTGCGGCTCTACAAGGCGCCGCCGCAGGAACACCTGTCGCTGGCCAAGCACCTGACGGCTGAACGGAAGACCGAGGAGTTCGTGGCGGGCAAAGGGGTCGTTACACGCTGGGAGCGGATCCGGCGTCAGAATCACTGGTTCGATGCGCTCTACAACGCCTGCGTGGCCGGGCATGCGGCCGGCGTGCGGTTGATCCGGGAGCAGAAGGTGTATGTGCCGCCGATCCGGCCCTACGGCGTAATCAGTCGGGGGTTCTCGAATCAAAGGTTCTGA
- a CDS encoding sigma-70 family RNA polymerase sigma factor: MAFQGGDGGPSAEDPTKGYAGDLIRWKARRMALQLGLCKSDEDDIAQTLRLEVLKRSKAYRPERGAWKPFLETVIDRRCRTLAGKYLRSRRQDLMDGSDMGGAVSQADHFRRVHRGAAAPSDQPEIRFDVREIVNRMSDQDRALCRGLSAESISEMARRQGVARSTLQDHIRRLRKSFDSLNPTRKPPADPRHHG, encoded by the coding sequence ATGGCTTTCCAGGGAGGCGACGGAGGTCCCAGTGCCGAGGACCCCACCAAGGGCTACGCTGGCGATCTGATCCGCTGGAAGGCCCGGCGAATGGCCCTTCAGCTGGGGCTCTGCAAGTCGGACGAAGACGACATCGCACAGACGCTCCGGCTCGAAGTTCTCAAGCGGTCAAAAGCCTACCGGCCTGAACGCGGGGCCTGGAAACCGTTCCTTGAGACCGTGATTGACCGCCGCTGCCGCACGCTGGCCGGGAAATACCTCCGCAGTCGCCGCCAAGACCTGATGGATGGCAGCGACATGGGCGGGGCGGTGTCTCAGGCCGACCATTTCAGACGGGTGCATCGCGGCGCGGCCGCCCCGTCCGACCAGCCGGAGATCCGGTTCGACGTCCGGGAGATCGTCAATCGGATGTCCGACCAGGATCGTGCTCTATGCCGGGGCCTCTCAGCCGAATCGATCAGCGAGATGGCCCGTCGACAGGGAGTGGCGCGGTCAACGCTTCAGGACCACATCCGACGTCTCAGGAAATCGTTCGACAGCCTGAATCCGACCAGGAAACCGCCGGCAGATCCCAGACACCACGGGTAG
- a CDS encoding DNA modification methylase — MKIELWPVTKPKPYEKNPRLNDQAVDAVARSIQEFGFRQPIVVDQAGVIIVGHTRLKAAEKLGLAKVPVHVATGLTAAQIRAYRIADNQTATIADWNPELLGLEVMDLRAMDYDLDLLGFDADELAKLLNPDVEDGQCDPNEVPAPPDEATTKPGDLWILGDHRLLCGDSSKAGDLDLLLGGQTIHLVNTDPPYNVKVEPRSNNAIAAGNSSFEAQPKKRTHHQSLDLARHPGKSKPTGKKLRAKDRPLANDFVSDQEFDRLLDAWFGNAARVLEPGRGFYIWGGYANCANYPPFLKKHALYFSQAIIWHKGHPVLTRKDFMGDHEWCFYGWKEGAGHTYLGPNNATDVWSVKKVNPQSMVHLTEKPVELAVRAMQYSSRPGENILDLFGGSGSTLIGAQQTGRKAFLMELDPLYCDVVVDRFQRFTGEKGVLERTGKSPIPMKPREEAMR, encoded by the coding sequence ATGAAGATCGAACTGTGGCCCGTCACCAAACCCAAGCCCTACGAGAAGAACCCGCGCCTGAACGACCAGGCGGTCGATGCGGTCGCCCGCTCGATCCAGGAGTTCGGGTTCCGGCAGCCGATCGTCGTGGACCAGGCGGGCGTCATCATCGTGGGGCACACGCGGCTCAAGGCGGCCGAGAAGCTGGGACTCGCCAAGGTCCCGGTGCACGTGGCCACGGGACTGACGGCCGCCCAGATCCGGGCCTACCGCATCGCCGACAACCAGACGGCGACCATCGCCGACTGGAACCCGGAACTCCTCGGCCTCGAGGTCATGGACCTGAGGGCCATGGACTACGACCTGGACCTGCTGGGTTTCGATGCGGACGAACTGGCCAAGCTCCTGAACCCAGACGTCGAGGATGGCCAGTGCGATCCCAACGAGGTGCCGGCGCCGCCAGATGAGGCCACCACGAAGCCGGGCGATCTGTGGATCCTCGGTGACCACCGGCTGCTGTGCGGGGACAGTTCCAAGGCGGGGGATCTGGATCTCCTGCTTGGTGGCCAGACCATCCACCTGGTGAACACCGACCCACCCTACAACGTGAAGGTCGAGCCGCGGTCGAACAACGCCATCGCGGCCGGCAACAGTTCCTTCGAGGCCCAGCCGAAGAAGCGGACACACCACCAGTCGCTCGATCTGGCCCGTCACCCGGGGAAATCAAAGCCGACCGGGAAGAAGCTGCGGGCCAAAGACCGGCCACTGGCGAACGACTTCGTGTCGGACCAGGAGTTCGATCGATTGCTGGACGCCTGGTTCGGCAATGCGGCCCGAGTTCTGGAGCCCGGTCGCGGGTTCTATATCTGGGGCGGCTATGCCAACTGCGCCAACTACCCGCCGTTCCTGAAGAAACATGCCCTGTACTTCTCGCAGGCCATCATCTGGCACAAGGGGCACCCCGTCCTCACCCGCAAAGACTTCATGGGGGACCACGAGTGGTGCTTCTACGGCTGGAAGGAGGGCGCGGGCCACACCTATCTCGGGCCGAACAATGCCACGGACGTCTGGTCCGTGAAAAAGGTGAACCCGCAGTCGATGGTGCACCTCACCGAGAAGCCGGTCGAGCTGGCTGTGCGGGCCATGCAGTACTCGTCGCGGCCGGGCGAGAACATCCTCGACCTGTTTGGAGGGAGCGGCTCGACGCTCATCGGCGCTCAGCAGACGGGACGGAAGGCGTTCCTGATGGAACTGGACCCGCTGTACTGCGATGTCGTCGTCGATCGCTTCCAGCGGTTCACGGGCGAGAAGGGAGTGCTGGAGCGGACAGGAAAGTCACCGATCCCGATGAAGCCTCGTGAGGAGGCCATGCGATGA